One Pagrus major chromosome 15, Pma_NU_1.0 DNA window includes the following coding sequences:
- the hps1 gene encoding BLOC-3 complex member HPS1 isoform X1 — protein MKCLLIASESAEVLFHWTDPEYQQHIQEQYGASQEEGQGLPAFEDSISTLFAPIIISCSTMVDRLGDSYTSFTTENNHIYVLHQFDECLYIAVNGDGEEGEDDLRRKTYVMKKMIEVLFGMVTLSSYLLRKELRPQDTDQRGRLWKHLQSLLETYSHLRENDQSFLVEAVERLIHPTLCEQCIEFLERRLVQQLNSSVERAGEEVLHAFILVHTKLLAFYSSRNASTLTTSDLLTLIIMAQNMYPSNVDLDDPGPEDVESTSGSGPESFYTPEPSPTDRDSSSSEYKPVRGSTPVFEFVDPDIQMAEDSLQTLEVPPPDPSTPHRVFLEVSLKEGLYPMMPHSMYCLPLWPGITLVLLTKVPTSAVAMSVYKYLEAFAKLEKRLSEGQEGSAATRGQPTILDIRSKLDKFIKALGPSEIQSAQLQNVWTEFKNRAFARGGPGFNRDLIPWCKNMKTQLCGIYRQCFLIESGPTDIPRRLSPGLQERAQTMVQEKLMDWKDFLLVKSKRNITMVSYLEDFPGLIHFICVDRSTGQMIAPSLSITERTTSELGKGPVAQFIKRKVWNLVSTTRHYLQKGYSTVTLRDGDFFFCYFLWFENETGFKLEAGDIPVLPDDSAPIGMLAWDYYSRKLLRYYSKNHQGEVVKCYELLTVHLGVIPTEIILQHCRQLASKLWEPSRNPLL, from the exons ATGAAGTGCTTGCTGATAGCCAGCGAGAGCGCAGAGGTCCTCTTCCACTGGACTGACCCCGAGTATCAGCAGCATATCCAGGAGCAGTATGGGGCGTCTCAAGAGGAGGGCCAGGGG CTTCCAGCCTTCGAGGACAGCATCAGCACCCTGTTTGCGCCCATCATCATCTCCTGCAGCACCATGGTGGACCGGCTGGGTGACAGCTACACGTCCTTCACCACGGAGAACAACCATATCTACGTCCTACACCAG TTTGACGAGTGCCTCTACATCGCTGTGAATGGAGAtggtgaggagggggaggacgaCCTGAGGAGGAAGACCTAtgtgatgaagaagatgatTGAGGTCCTGTTTGGCATGGTCACCCTCAGCAGTTACCTCCTCAGAAAAGA GCTGCGTCCTCAGGAcacagaccagagagggaggctgtggAAGCATCTCCAGAGCCTGCTGGAGACCTACAGCCACCTGCGGGAGAACGACCAGAGCTTCTTAGTGGAG GCTGTGGAAAGGCTCATCCACCCCACGCTGTGCGAGCAGTGCATCGAGTTCCTGGAGCGCCGTTTAGTCCAGCAGCTCAACAGCAGTgtggagagagcaggagaggaggtgCTGCACGCCTTCATCCTGGTTCACACCAAACTGCTCGCCTTCTACTCCAG CCGTAATGCGAGCACGCTCACCACCTCAGACCTCCTGACCCTCATCATCATGGCACAGAATATGTACCCCAGCAACGTAGACCTGGACGACCCCGGGCCTGAG GATGTTGAGAGCACATCTGGTTCTGGTCCTGAAAGTTTTTACACCCCGGAGCCCTCCCCTACAGACAGAGACTCGAGCAGCTCAG AGTACAAGCCGGTGAGAGGAAGTACCcctgtgtttgagtttgtggaCCCAGACATCCAG ATGGCGGAGGACAGCCTGCAGACTCTGGAGGTTCCTCCACCCGACCCTTCAACCCCTCACAGAGTCTTCTTGGAGGTCTCGCTCAAAGAGGGGCTATATCCCATGATGCCTCACTCCATGTACTGTCTGCCTCTGTGGCCTGGCATCACACTGGTGCTGCTGACTAAG GTTCCTACCAGCGCAGTGGCCATGTCGGTGTATAAGTATTTGGAGGCCTTCGCCAAGCTGGAGAAACGTTTAAGTGAAGGCCAGGAAGGTTCTGCTGCTACCAGAGGCCAGCCGACGATACTCGACATCCGCAGCAAGCTGGATAAATTTATTAAAGCCCTGGGGCCCAGTGAGATACAG TCTGCACAGTTACAAAATGTCTGGACCGAGTTCAAGAACCGAGCCTTCGCCAGAGGAGGTCCCGGCTTCAACAGAGA TCTTATCCCATGGTGTAAGAATATGAAGACCCAGCTGTGTGGAATATACCGACAGTGTTTTCTTATTGAGTCTGGACCGACCGACATTCCTCGACGTCTCTCCCCGGGTCTGCAGGAACGAGCCCAGACCATGGTGCA aGAGAAACTGATGGACTGGAAGGACTTCCTGTTGGTGAAAAGCAAGAGGAATATCACCATGGTGT CTTACCTGGAGGATTTCCCAGGCCTCATCCATTTTATCTGCGTGGACCGATCCACTGGCCAAATGATTGCACCGTCGCTCAGCATCACAGAGCGTACCACGTCTGAGCTCGGGAAGGGACCGGTGGCTCAGTTCATCAAAAGGAAG GTGTGGAACCTGGTGAGCACAACCCGGCACTATCTCCAGAAGGGTTACTCCACTGTCACACTGCGCGATGGagatttcttcttctgctaCTTCCTCTGGTTTGAAAATGAAACG GGCTTCAAGTTAGAGGCCGGGGACATCCCCGTCCTACCTGATGATTCCGCCCCCATTGGGATGCTCGCCTGGGACTACTACAG CAGGAAGCTGCTGCGCTACTACAGCAAGAATCACCAGGGGGAGGTGGTGAAGTGCTACGAGCTGCTGACGGTTCACCTGGGGGTCATCCCCACAGAGATCATCCTCCAGCACTGCAGACAGCTGGCAAGCAAACTGTGGGAGCCTTCGCGCAATCCGCTGCTGTAG
- the hps1 gene encoding BLOC-3 complex member HPS1 isoform X2 — protein sequence MKCLLIASESAEVLFHWTDPEYQQHIQEQYGASQEEGQGLPAFEDSISTLFAPIIISCSTMVDRLGDSYTSFTTENNHIYVLHQFDECLYIAVNGDGEEGEDDLRRKTYVMKKMIEVLFGMVTLSSYLLRKELRPQDTDQRGRLWKHLQSLLETYSHLRENDQSFLVEAVERLIHPTLCEQCIEFLERRLVQQLNSSVERAGEEVLHAFILVHTKLLAFYSSRNASTLTTSDLLTLIIMAQNMYPSNVDLDDPGPEDVESTSGSGPESFYTPEPSPTDRDSSSSEYKPVRGSTPVFEFVDPDIQMAEDSLQTLEVPPPDPSTPHRVFLEVSLKEGLYPMMPHSMYCLPLWPGITLVLLTKVPTSAVAMSVYKYLEAFAKLEKRLSEGQEGSAATRGQPTILDIRSKLDKFIKALGPSEIQSAQLQNVWTEFKNRAFARGGPGFNRDLIPWCKNMKTQLCGIYRQCFLIESGPTDIPRRLSPGLQERAQTMVQEKLMDWKDFLLVKSKRNITMVSYLEDFPGLIHFICVDRSTGQMIAPSLSITERTTSELGKGPVAQFIKRKVWNLVSTTRHYLQKGYSTVTLRDGDFFFCYFLWFENETGFKLEAGDIPVLPDDSAPIGMLAWDYYRKLLRYYSKNHQGEVVKCYELLTVHLGVIPTEIILQHCRQLASKLWEPSRNPLL from the exons ATGAAGTGCTTGCTGATAGCCAGCGAGAGCGCAGAGGTCCTCTTCCACTGGACTGACCCCGAGTATCAGCAGCATATCCAGGAGCAGTATGGGGCGTCTCAAGAGGAGGGCCAGGGG CTTCCAGCCTTCGAGGACAGCATCAGCACCCTGTTTGCGCCCATCATCATCTCCTGCAGCACCATGGTGGACCGGCTGGGTGACAGCTACACGTCCTTCACCACGGAGAACAACCATATCTACGTCCTACACCAG TTTGACGAGTGCCTCTACATCGCTGTGAATGGAGAtggtgaggagggggaggacgaCCTGAGGAGGAAGACCTAtgtgatgaagaagatgatTGAGGTCCTGTTTGGCATGGTCACCCTCAGCAGTTACCTCCTCAGAAAAGA GCTGCGTCCTCAGGAcacagaccagagagggaggctgtggAAGCATCTCCAGAGCCTGCTGGAGACCTACAGCCACCTGCGGGAGAACGACCAGAGCTTCTTAGTGGAG GCTGTGGAAAGGCTCATCCACCCCACGCTGTGCGAGCAGTGCATCGAGTTCCTGGAGCGCCGTTTAGTCCAGCAGCTCAACAGCAGTgtggagagagcaggagaggaggtgCTGCACGCCTTCATCCTGGTTCACACCAAACTGCTCGCCTTCTACTCCAG CCGTAATGCGAGCACGCTCACCACCTCAGACCTCCTGACCCTCATCATCATGGCACAGAATATGTACCCCAGCAACGTAGACCTGGACGACCCCGGGCCTGAG GATGTTGAGAGCACATCTGGTTCTGGTCCTGAAAGTTTTTACACCCCGGAGCCCTCCCCTACAGACAGAGACTCGAGCAGCTCAG AGTACAAGCCGGTGAGAGGAAGTACCcctgtgtttgagtttgtggaCCCAGACATCCAG ATGGCGGAGGACAGCCTGCAGACTCTGGAGGTTCCTCCACCCGACCCTTCAACCCCTCACAGAGTCTTCTTGGAGGTCTCGCTCAAAGAGGGGCTATATCCCATGATGCCTCACTCCATGTACTGTCTGCCTCTGTGGCCTGGCATCACACTGGTGCTGCTGACTAAG GTTCCTACCAGCGCAGTGGCCATGTCGGTGTATAAGTATTTGGAGGCCTTCGCCAAGCTGGAGAAACGTTTAAGTGAAGGCCAGGAAGGTTCTGCTGCTACCAGAGGCCAGCCGACGATACTCGACATCCGCAGCAAGCTGGATAAATTTATTAAAGCCCTGGGGCCCAGTGAGATACAG TCTGCACAGTTACAAAATGTCTGGACCGAGTTCAAGAACCGAGCCTTCGCCAGAGGAGGTCCCGGCTTCAACAGAGA TCTTATCCCATGGTGTAAGAATATGAAGACCCAGCTGTGTGGAATATACCGACAGTGTTTTCTTATTGAGTCTGGACCGACCGACATTCCTCGACGTCTCTCCCCGGGTCTGCAGGAACGAGCCCAGACCATGGTGCA aGAGAAACTGATGGACTGGAAGGACTTCCTGTTGGTGAAAAGCAAGAGGAATATCACCATGGTGTC TTACCTGGAGGATTTCCCAGGCCTCATCCATTTTATCTGCGTGGACCGATCCACTGGCCAAATGATTGCACCGTCGCTCAGCATCACAGAGCGTACCACGTCTGAGCTCGGGAAGGGACCGGTGGCTCAGTTCATCAAAAGGAAG GTGTGGAACCTGGTGAGCACAACCCGGCACTATCTCCAGAAGGGTTACTCCACTGTCACACTGCGCGATGGagatttcttcttctgctaCTTCCTCTGGTTTGAAAATGAAACG GGCTTCAAGTTAGAGGCCGGGGACATCCCCGTCCTACCTGATGATTCCGCCCCCATTGGGATGCTCGCCTGGGACTACTACAG GAAGCTGCTGCGCTACTACAGCAAGAATCACCAGGGGGAGGTGGTGAAGTGCTACGAGCTGCTGACGGTTCACCTGGGGGTCATCCCCACAGAGATCATCCTCCAGCACTGCAGACAGCTGGCAAGCAAACTGTGGGAGCCTTCGCGCAATCCGCTGCTGTAG
- the st3gal7 gene encoding ST3 beta-galactoside alpha-2,3-sialyltransferase 7: protein MVIMNHLSVEDPDDGSPLLPEAAEAATPTPVFHRQRTVTKTDSREFFLSRSANLIFSLVLLVGCYSAILIPAYLPLHREASLGDDYQQPKDLLLLNRSASLLTDPCQPRWCLKHLKTLACSAGLLDIPVFVQQDRSVPWDLSPPLGLQGSEEHLALALASLPQPGLPPSLRGEGTCRRCMVVGNGGILHGSHLGPHIDQYDIIIRLNNAPVPGFERDAGSRTTIRLMYPEGAPHSANEYKKTAMVALVVFKSLDLDWLTSVITKQPLSFWSKLWFWREVVEDIPLRPENFRILHPEIIHKTGQVLQKYTLKQGNMVPTLGASAVVMALQLCDQVSLAGFGYDMQHPEARLHYYETIRMGAMKAQVVHDVSAEKLFLRDLVAAGAVTDLTGAL from the exons ATGGTGATTATGAATCACTTGAGTGTCGAGGACCCAGACGATGGCTCTCCACTGCTGCCCGAGGCTGCGGAGGCTGCAACACCAACGCCTGTCTTTCACAGACAGCGAACAGTCACAAAGACTGACTCCAGGGAGTTTTTCCTCAGCAG AAGTGCAAACCTCATCTTCAGTCTGGTGCTGCTGGTCGGATGCTACTCGGCTATCCTGATTCCTGCTTACCTCCCCTTGCATAGGGAGGCATCTCTCGGCGATGACTACCAACAACCCAAAGATCTG CTCTTGTTAAACCGGTCAGCCTCCCTGCTGACAGACCCCTGTCAGCCTCGCTGGTGTCTGAAGCATCTAAAGACCCTGGCCTGTTCTGCAGGCCTCCTCGACAtccctgtgtttgtgcagcaggACAGATCTGTGCCCTGGgatctgtctcctcctctgggGCTCCAGGGTAGTGAAGAGCATCTGGCCCTGGCTCTTGCCTCCCTGCCTCAGCCTGGCTTGCCTCCATCACTGAGGGGTGAAGGAACCTGCAGACGGTGTATGGTGGTGGGCAACGGAGGAATTCTTCATGGGAGCCATCTTGGACCCCATATAGACCAGTATGACATCATTATCAG GCTGAATAACGCTCCAGTGCCTGGCTTTGAGAGGGATGCTGGTTCCCGCACCACCATCCGCCTGATGTACCCAGAGGGAGCTCCTCACTCTGCAAACGAGTACAAAAAGACTGCCATGGTTGCTCTGGTGGTCTTTAAGAGCCTGGACCTGGACTGGCTGACTTCTGTCATCACCAAACAGCCTCTG AGTTTCTGGTCCAAACTGTGGTTCTGGAGAGAGGTGGTGGAAGATATTCCTCTGAGACCAGAGAACTTCAGGATCCTCCACCCGGAGATTATTCACAAGACAGGACAAGTCCTGCAGAAATATACTCTGAAACAGGGAAAC ATGGTGCCGACACTAGGCGCCAGTGCCGTGGTGATGgctctgcagctgtgtgacCAGGTCAGCCTGGCAGGGTTTGGGTACGATATGCAGCATCCAGAGGCCAGGCTTCACTACTACGAGACCATACGCATGGGCGCGATGAAGGCACAA GTGGTGCATGACGTCAGCGCTGAGAAGCTCTTCTTGAGGGACCTGGTGGCAGCAGGAGCCGTGACTGACCTCACAGGGGCTCTGTGA
- the ankrd2 gene encoding uncharacterized protein ankrd2, whose protein sequence is MEEVVQWAANMMDHKPGIEKKAQAEERVRRISTDLHCEVLDVSGGENITELCKRKKNIKKTYSPRLSVEIPVTRPEDTRELMNAASQGKLNVIEKYLADGGNPNLHDELKRTALQRASLQGHTAVVQMLLEKGADINFKDQLGSRAIHWACRGGSLDVIKALKSHGADLNVRDKLYSTPLHVATRTGHTAIVEYLLSCGAKINSRDREGDTALHDAVRLNRYKIVKLLIVAGADTKIKNHEGVTAVQQVKQWQFDIMETLQRLEKLREVPPETTSRERSE, encoded by the exons atggaggaggtggtgcAGTGGGCAGCCAATATGATGGACCATAAACCAGGAATAGAAAAGAAAGCTCAG gCGGAGGAGAGAGTGCGGAGGATCTCCACGGACCTGCACTGTGAGGTTTTGGATGTGAGTGGAGGAGAGAACATCACAGAGCTgtgcaaaaggaaaaagaataTCAAGAAAACATACTCACCCAGGCTGAGTGTTGAAATCCCTGTG ACGCGTCCTGAAGACACAAGAGAATTGATGAATGCAGCCAGTCAAGGCAAACTGAATGTAATAGAGAAGTATCTGGCTGATGGTGGGAACCCTAATCTCCATGATGAG TTGAAGAGGACGGCCCTACAACGCGCCTCTCTGCAAGGACACACCGCAGTGGTCCAGATGCTTTTAGAAAAAGGGGCCGATATCAACTTTAAAGATCAG cTGGGCTCCAGAGCCATACACTGggcctgcagaggaggaagccTGGATGTCATCAAAGCCCTGAAGAGCCACGGGGCTGACCTGAATGTCAGAGATAAG TTGTACAGCACTCCCCTGCATGTGGCCACAAGAACTGGCCACACAGCCATTGTGGAGTACCTGCTGTCCTGTGGTGCCAAAATCAACTCCAGGGACAGG gaAGGGGACACAGCCCTGCACGATGCAGTGCGTCTCAACAGATACAAGATAGTGAAGCTGCTCATAGTTGCAGGGGccgacacaaaaataaaaaatcac GAGGGAGTgacagcagtgcagcaggtaAAACAATGGCAGTTTGACATCATGGAGACCCTGCAGAGGCTGGAGAAGCTGAGGGAGGTGCCGCCTGAAACCACCTCGAGAGAGAGGAGTGAATAA
- the morn4 gene encoding MORN repeat-containing protein 4: MTLTRGSFTYASGEEYHGEWKEGRRHGVGQLKFQDGTCYTGQFENGLFHGSGVLFFTDGSRYEGEFAHGKFQGTGIFSRYDGMKFEGEFKDGRVEGYGLLTFPDGAHGVPRNEGFFQNHKLQKREKCAGVVQRAQASASSARSLAL, encoded by the exons ATGACTCTGACCAGAGGATCTTTCACCTACGCCAGCGGGGAAGAGTACCACGGCGAGTGGAAAGAAG GTCGGAGGCACGGTGTCGGCCAGCTCAAGTTTCAGGATGGAACCTGCTACACCGGCCAGTTTGAGAATGGACTCTTCCACGGCTCTGGAGTGCTATTCTTCACAGATGGATCGAG GTATGAAGGGGAATTTGCTCACGGAAAGTTTCAAGGTACAGGCATCTTCAGTCGATATGATGGCATGAAGTTCGAAGGAGAGTTCAAAGATGGACGTGTCGAGGGATATG GGTTATTGACGTTCCCAGATGGAGCTCACGGTGTCCCACGAAACGAGGGCTTTTTCCAAAACCACAAGCTGCAGAAGCGAGAGAAGTGTGCAGGAGTGGTGCAGCGAGCGCAGGCTTCGGCCTCCAGCGCTCGCAGTCTGGCACTTTGA